In the Arachis hypogaea cultivar Tifrunner chromosome 20, arahy.Tifrunner.gnm2.J5K5, whole genome shotgun sequence genome, ATGCTCTTTCTTCTCCGGAAAAAGCATGAGCGTTTTCTTAATTGGTTCATCTCCGGAAGAAGGGTATGTTGATGATGAGGATGGGTTTCTTATTCTAAAGTTGTAGAAGTgtgttgatgatgatggtggtggtgatggtggttgGTGGCTAAAGAATCTATTAGCATAGCTCTGAACTTGTTGTGGTGTCTTGTTATGAAGATAGTGTCTAGCTATTTTATTCCAATGTCCTCTTCCATAATTGCTTAGTCCCATCATAAATAACCTATGCTCAAATTAAAACATCCATGTATATACAATAACAATCAATGTCTTATAGCAAAATGATGAATTAaggaaacaaaaattaattttagggtacaacataaaaaaatacaCTCAGAATTATTTTATTACATACcgacaaaaatacttttaaattttgttatcgaAAAAAAGttcttatattatttaaaaacctaaaaaatatacAACTGTAAACTAAAACGTTTTACATTAACGGAAATAAGTGACGTAAGGAATAAAATTTCTTATATAATAAGTAATGACATTGGCAAGTGAGTCACATCACATTTTTTCATTAATAGAATCGGTTTGTGATCATGGTTGAAtatttttagcatattttaaaAGAGAGTCACTTAGATAAAgacacttaaaatattttttttaaagatgtttttaaattattaaaatttagtacatataattcattaaactatgttatttttattaaaactagatcagataaattgatttggccGAAATATCAATAAACTATACTTTGaaccggtctaaattaatattttttataaaaaaataattacaatatctctgttataaaaaataactaaaatactcttattatatatatatatatatatatatatatatatatatatatatatatatatatatatatatatatatatgttgagaACGCtaaattttaacctttttgttttctatgtgcCATTATAgagttagaatttaggattttcaaaattaaaaggtatatataataagaatattttagccattttttataataaagttattgtaatcattttttataaaaaaagaatattaatttagatcggtttaaggtttaatttattgatttttttaccaaattaatttgtctgatctaattttgacaaaaataatatagtttaattgattatatgtattaaattttaattaataaaaaatatctttagaaaAAAACGTTTTAAACATCTTAACCAAAGTGGTTCtatcttaaaattatttaaaaatatttttgttaataataaaattcgaaaatattatTATCAACGTCAAAATAATTTAAGTATACCTTTAATGATTTATCCTTAATTTTAACAGCTTTGAacaatgtaaatataataataattaatccgTCACTATAATTATTATAGAAAATTTGATATAACTCGATCAAtgtatttgaaattcaatttgtgTATCCAGAAAATAAACCAAATCTTGAAGTGGAAACTAATAAGCCAAACAACCGCCAGCAAGTATGAACACTACTTTTTCTCAAGTCAAAATCTTTGAGAGAAAAGTGACATGGctcatttaataattaatttaatagtagTCAATACCATAACACATCTTTTTGAGGATAGGCCGCAAAAATTCTGGCAAAGTTTCCGATTctctattatctatttaatacaacaataattaaaataaaaacatttaagcaatttatatatttaatagttAACTATCATATAATATCATTAATACGTACAtacaaaattaatgataaatatatcaaaaaatatgtaaaactatatatactttataaaataattttatatgtgcattaaattatataatattacatcaataaaaataactacattTTTATATTAATGACATAAATACTTATTCAAAAGAACATACGTGATTGTACGACGGTATAAAATGTTTTACACggttaatgtatcaaaattaaattctatatatcatagttaattttttatatacatgtatCATTTTTAAATAACATAATTAGATACTCTAGCactgaaaatttattttataatataataagtcaattaaattttaaaataaaaataatattcaatatataAATTGATTATATATAAATGTAAACTCATATGCAGTTAATTTCATGTGAAATTAAAATCTAAGAATTGTTAAATAACAATTtaatcaaatcatttaacgattTTTAGCTAGTTAAAAACTTCACAAAAAATTAACTGCATGTGAATTTTCACTTTATATATAATAGCTGGTGTGATATGATGACAGaaataaaattcaataatatataccgctaaaatgtgaaaaaaaaataataagaaagaaaGACAAACTCATGGTCTCTGAGAGTCCAATCAGCAGTGAGGCAATcgggttgatgatgatgatgagcatGCATGTAGGGTTGGAAGAAGAAGCTGCTACTATTATTATTAGAaccttgataatgataataagaAGGATTAGCAGAAGGATCATAGATATGCATTGAAGGTGGCCACACACTAGTAGTAGTAacatggttctgaaaatcggacagGACCGGATCGACCACAGCAAAGTTAAGGATTGTTGGTCCATCTGAAAATCTTGATGGTGGTGGAGGAGATGCTGCTCCTTCTGTAAGATCAATAATTTCAGGAGGCACCATTGtggtagagagagaaagagtagtaTGAATCTATGAAGAATAGTGTGTGTATAGCGGTGGACGTGCTTATATTCAGGATGAGTTACTCAAACCCTACTATGgactataaataaattaaactatattttttgtatgctttaccattttttttaaaatatctataatttttaactttatttaattttgttcttaatgtttttgataaatttaattttgtctttaatgCTTTTGAATTTGGGTCAAAACTATCTTAaatgtttttaaatttgttattaatatttTGGATAGAattaggcttggtttggtaaagtttttcGAAGAGGtgtttgtgctttttaaaagttcaaactcctcattttgtgtttggttaATAAAAAAGaccatgtgcttgtgcttgcGGCTTTTAAAAGATCGGGTACTTTTGAAAGCACTTAAAATAGagctttttaaagttggcttgtgcttttcaaaatttaaaagtctaatataacctcatatgttaactaattttcaaatttaatacttacatttatgtctattataatatttttaaattttaaaagctattttaccaaacacaattgatgttgcttgtgtttattggaagctatttttaatttgatttaaaaaaccatcttttaaaagttaacttttattttttataagttacttttaaaaaataaagattttaccAAACTAAACCTTAATGTCTATCAATATTTTTgagacaaattaaaaaattaagaacaaaattaaatgaattaaactCTACGAATATCTTTcaaaaaatcacaaatattaaaaataaaaatttattttactttaaaaaatttaagtattTAAATAATTCTtccttaaatatattttattagataaGGAGtactcactacaaaaaaaaagaccTATAGTCACAttaaaaaaccgtgactataactaataaaaaaggtgaccatagatctatggtcatgattttggacctatggtcacggttttttactgtGACCTATTCTGTTGTGGCCCTAGATCTATGATCACGATTTTTttatctatagtcacggtttctATAGTTacggtttcaattttcaaattctgacACTTTAGACCACATTTTTTCAACGTGATcataggttaatctatggtcacacctaaaaatcgtgaccatatcCTTATCTATGTTCATGGTTTTCACTGTGACCATAATCTTTatagtcacccctccttaaaaccgttttcactgtgaccatagccttatccaTGGTTACAGTTTTCACCTCATCCCATCTATGGTCACCCCTTCTTAAAACCGTAACAATAACTTATCTATGATCAccctatttaaaaaaattgtgagCATAACTTACTCTATTTTATTAGATAAGAAGTACTCTGtatttgttattaattaaaaaaatttaatttgtcatTTATTATATAGGCTAGTTAAAttaaatactttttaataaaattataaaaaatttaaaatatattaatttatttattatctttaaaacgtattaaatatttttttaaggaaGGTTTCCGGCATTTTTTTCCTTTAGTCATCTGGTCCATTTATATGTCCATATAAAGAAAGTTTGACTAAAATCCTGGCAAAGTCTTTTAATAGACAATTACATGTATATGGTTACTTAAGACAAAaacattagtatttttttatttttctttatttcaatCAGTATTAGTATTAGcaaatatatttgtattttcaCTATTTTGTCTTGTTGTCCGTATATATTGTGTTTAAATGAcgtcatattttttatttgttgattCATAGAACCTAGCAGGCTGTGCTAATGATGATCTCACATTTATATGACAACAACAACATTGAATAATACCAAaaaacttttattatatataataccaaaaaaaaaacttttattatatatactttttatctctttttttaaaaCTTATCTCTCCTCGATTTAATAATTAGTAggattattatctttttttttctataatattcTTTAATCCAATAAATTAATGACTAAGTACTCGTAAAATAGAAttcaatttaataataaatattatatattatattttaatatgtatttattaaaaatataattataatattacaaaagtaaaaattgttttataaatataatgtttcctaatttttataaatatatttatgtataaaaatcatgcataaaaataaaacaaataaattaaataataattatagggaTCAATATATTTGCAAACCGATATGGAAAATTTAATTTGTATGAAAGATTCAAACTCAACAAAATACtactttttaaaaaactaagaCTTAGTGAGAGTGAAAATGATAAGGTGGAAATTcatgtgcagtcgacttcacgtgaaattgatagttgagagtcgttagatgaaaatttagtcaaatcagtcaaaccatctaacggctctcaactgtcaacttcacgtgaagtcgactgtatCTGAGTTTTCACCAAATGATAAATACAAAAGTAAAGCTATCAAAACTTAAGAAATAGGATGACAGCTCAATCTAATTCTTTTAATGTGGTcgagtattttaattttagtaaattatatattatttaatttatgtataaaattaaaaaaaccacATCAATTAGAAAAAAGAATATTGGAGGCATAGTGGATCTGGCAAGCCATGTTTTGCTCCTATTCTAAATACCGTTTTCCATGTTATAAAATAGTAAATTTCATCGTGGCACATTCTCACTCACAAATAACTTTGCAAAGATTTCGATTTCAATATGACTAATCATCATCAACACATAAGCATCGCTATTCCAAGAAATTAGGGTTGGCATTGTTCTTTGATTTGACTTTCAAATTTGGATCAAAATCCCACTTTTAACAACTTCATTACCATAACATAGATATCACTATAGTTGAAAACAGAGAAGAAGATTGTGACACATTAATTATAGCCAATCAGCCAtacaataaaaagaaacaaagtaaCAAAATGTGCACATAAACTTTtgctttaagtttttttttttttttttggctaattttttagccaagaaaaacaagaaacaatGCAGGAGATTAtaattgttgctgctgctgctactCTAGGGAATCTGCTTATTGGATGGGATAGTTCAACAATTGCAGGTTTGTacgaaattaatttttattgttaattaacTTTCTTTAATCTCATTAGATCAGatcattagaaaataaaatggaagACTTATGAAccagaatttataatttaaaatggaCAATTTTAATTTGGAGACTTTAACTTATTATACATTCTGATGAATAGTAATCACAATGGTGGCAAAAAATTATGTATTCATTAATTTAGGATTTAACACCTCAAGTTGAttcttaaaaaatacaataatgaaTCAAATTGGTTTTTTCATTAATTAACTAATGATATTCTACAAAATGATTATGTAAGTTGTGTAATCATTGTCTCTAACTAGTTTTTTGGTCAATAAATTTGTTGTAGAATTTGCGagtttgtaaaaataaaaaattatttttgtcatttCATCGATAAATCTAACTGTATTCAACGATTTTATTAAAGTGAGATGAATCTAGCTCATATGATTCCATCTCTAAGAAATCAATTTAAGACATTGATATTCTAAAATCTATTTTAACTATTAGCAAAAATTCAGGCGAAGTCGATTTCACATGAAATTGATAAgccgttaaataaaaatttagtcaaatcagtcaaatcatctaactacTCTCAGGTATCAAtttcacatgaagtcgactgcacctgaatttctaCCTTAACTATTAGGAGACCACTTTAATAAAGGCacttaaaatgtctttttttaaagacgttCACACATGTCATGTTATTATTGGACATCCTTATTAAATCggttagtaatttatttttttattataaaccagaacaaaatcggtttattatagtaacaataataaacccaattgtctgcattataattattagacccgatTTAATCCGATCGAATTATACCATCTAAAccgaatatctttaaattttttgataaaaagataattatatccctgattttttgtttttctgacatttaaatctctaaaaatttaaaaatacaattaaatccctaaaaaaaattgggtttattgttattgctataaaaaaaatcggttttattctaatttgttaaaaaatttaaaaataaccgaTTCATTAATACGTCTAATAATAATACGACATATAAATGTCTTTACAAAAAGACTTTTTAGTATCTTTATGGGAACATCCTAACTATTAACCCTAATAAATTCTTACTAACTtgttaattacaaatttaattacCAAAATGCCATGCATGCAGGTGGCATGGGCTACATCAAGAGGGAATTCAAACTTGATCCCACAGTTGAGGGAATGATTGTTTCCACCTCCT is a window encoding:
- the LOC112783914 gene encoding uncharacterized protein is translated as MVPPEIIDLTEGAASPPPPSRFSDGPTILNFAVVDPVLSDFQNHVTTTSVWPPSMHIYDPSANPSYYHYQGSNNNSSSFFFQPYMHAHHHHQPDCLTADWTLRDHELFMMGLSNYGRGHWNKIARHYLHNKTPQQVQSYANRFFSHQPPSPPPSSSTHFYNFRIRNPSSSSTYPSSGDEPIKKTLMLFPEKKEHNEMFGTRETATTTTNTAANNYDQYGFLFGIIPTTTTIGASSSSFMSGSGNYYEEIDLELRLGSS